From the Acidobacteriota bacterium genome, the window TCAGGTGAATGGTCCCTGGAAGTACCAGCTCTCGGAAATTTACTTTACCCCAGAGGTTGATGCCGAAGTCAAACGACTTGCTCAGTTAGCGGCATAAACCAACGGTTTTTGACTGTTCCAATCCCATGTGGACCGATTTAGTCACGTTGACTTGGCGAAACCACTTAAGACCCTAACTGATTTATTAAGACAGGGAGGAAATCTTGGCGCCCATTTTGATGAAAACCAAGAAGTCGATGAACAAACTGCACTGGCCACTCTTGAGCTTATAGAATATCTTCTTGAATATATTTTCACATTACCAGAACTCATTAATACATTGGAGCAACGCATTAATCAACTAAATATATCGAGTCATCCCTCTCCGTGACCCACTTAACTTTCTTCTTTCAGGAAAGATATTTTGCAGCTAACAAATTCTTTTCTATAGCCTTTCAGATAAATATTTCCCGGGTTGGGATTCAATGAGCCCTCAGAAATCATTGAAAACTTTGGATTTATCTTCTGTGTATTCCGTGTATTCAGTGGTTTCTTTAACTGAAAATCTGATAGAAGATAAAAACCTTGAGCCTCCATATTCGGCAAGAAAAGGTCTCCGAATGAAATCTTTATGGTCCAGTGCCATGCGGGGTGAGATTGTTTTCCGCCCCTGATTCCGGTTACTGCGAAAATTTGTCACCTTATTGCCTCCCAGTTGTTTCAATGACAGGAGTTCAAGATCTTTCTAACCAATTTAACAAACAAGGATGTATAACTATGAGCCTGAACCATTGGAACTATTTTTTATCGATTGAGCAAGACGCTATTGGATTGAGCCGCTACATTGAGTTTTGTAAACAAAATTATAAAACCTATTCTATTGAGATTGCACGAATCCTTATGGCATCAACTCAAGAAATTGATGTGTTAATGAAGCAACTCTGCCAGCAAACAGGATTGAGCGCGTCTAACGAAGGGGACTACCGACGACATATTGCGACACAGTTTCCAAAGCTTCCAAATATCGAGATTAATTTACCAAGGTACGAGTTATCATTTACCCCTTTTGAAGAATGGGCTAATAATAAAACTCCTGTTTGGTGGACAGCCAATAATAAAGTAAAACACCAAAGACATACACACTATGAATATGCCTCGCTCGAAAACCTATTGAATTCCTTGTGTGGGTTAATGGTCTCTAATTTGTATTTTTATAGGGATGATTTAGAGAATGAGGGAATATACCCCGGAGCAAAACTACTTGTTCCAAAAGATCTTATCTCTGGAGTCTCCCCAACAATTTTTGGACTAGAACCAAATTATCGATTACCCAAATAATCTGTGAAAATTGCAGAATTCAGTGAAAAAGAAATTCTTCGGTTGTTGGATCCCAAACACCAATCAAAAATGGCTCAACTCGAAGTGGCCTTAAATGCTCTGGGGCTTCAACTTGTCATTGGGGTCCGAGATGCAGCCTGAGTTATCTTGAACTCCATCGCCAGTTTCCAGGTCGTGAATTTTATGTTTTTCACACCAGCCGTGAATCGCTCGACATCACGGTACGGAAAAGGCTTGGAATACGGCTATGACCTGAGGGTAACTTTATGAAAGGCAGTGAGTTTGTCCGCAAAGTCAAAAAGGTGGGTCGAAAACGCGGTGTGGCGGTGTACTTCGAATCAGAACGGGGTAAAGGAAGTCACGGGACGCTTTCTTGGCCTGACTTTGGCTGACCTCACAGATGAATAGGGATTCTTATGTTTCGTTTTCTGTATTCCGTCAATTTAGTTCCTGAACCTGTAGGTGGATTTGTAGTGACATTTCCAGATTTTCCCGAAGCCATCACCCAGGGTGAAAATGTTTCCGATTCATTGAAACAAGCGGCGGATTGTCTTGAAGAAGCCGTTGCAGGCCGGATCCGCCGTGGACAAACGATCCCCATTCCGGGTCCAATCGCCGAAAGTGGGTTTTCAGTCTCGCTTTCCGCTTTGTTTTCAGCCAAAGCGGCGCTCTATTTAAAAATGAAATCAGACCATGTGAGTTCAAGCGATGGAATTTAGGCCCGGAGGGTCGTCGTTTAATAGCCGTGGTGCGAAACACAACACAGGCAATCGGGTGGCTTCCAAACTCACCACGGTAGGATTCGGGTTTTATCCTGACTGTGTCCGTGGGCTTCGCACCACGGCTATTACACGACGACCCTTCGGGCCTTAAAACTCAAACCAGGGCTGAAGAAGTCGGGTTGAAGAAATTGGGTTTATTTCATCCCTCATCCCTCATCCCTCATCCCTTCGATTGCCCCAAGCCCTGGTTTTCTCAGCCCTGGTTTTTCTTCACCAA encodes:
- a CDS encoding type II toxin-antitoxin system HicB family antitoxin translates to MFRFLYSVNLVPEPVGGFVVTFPDFPEAITQGENVSDSLKQAADCLEEAVAGRIRRGQTIPIPGPIAESGFSVSLSALFSAKAALYLKMKSDHVSSSDGI